A part of Larimichthys crocea isolate SSNF chromosome VII, L_crocea_2.0, whole genome shotgun sequence genomic DNA contains:
- the dhrs13b.2 gene encoding tapasin-related protein, translated as MIMGRILKILIYLCLCACVRGVHQVSWVPCTFTDENVVIGLERVGMNTGVQNTETVQTELIHREAMLQFGQKGDTPVNPHAITFLVTGSKVDLRRYIEGVEPDQLECELRRYSTKGIHVRWPVQGPTEYNRWFSCSLKHTKGLFTVTGFLRQPSDQPPSGKQDYLSWSAIADKEILSSTAVMVIKTETPTLEVGLLSKQKLHCQFAVDHKAPDMTLEWHWQHRGEKKRLFSHNSRTGQVHGSGVKLTGGDASYTIPLTKMSSEGTYICSVAVDPLFGSLDVNLHIEEAPRVSLNVGSTLLLEDGGEQKIVCDAESYYPLDVDIVWYEQDPAAVGQRVGAPLPKALKNMLLSSHRHNQDRTYSVSAFFYLEASLRDSGKQFTCSVSHKSLRVPIKKSFILTVEEPSSLMFNLTVGLIVIILLVILYAMLSMLHTTRKKSVQKKPY; from the exons ATGATCATGGGACGGATCTTAAAAATACTTATTtacctctgtctgtgtgcat gtgtGCGGGGTGTCCATCAGGTGTCATGGGTGCCCTGTACTTTCACAGATGAAAATGTGGTTATTGGTCTTGAGCGTGTAGGGATGAATACAGGGGtacaaaacacagagactgTTCAGACTGAGCTCATCCACAGAGAGGCTATGCTGCAGTTTGGTCAAAAAGGAGACACCCCTGTGAACCCACATGCCATCACTTTCCTAGTCACCG GATCTAAGGTGGATCTGCGGCGGTACATAGAGGGAGTGGAGCCAGATCAGTTGGAGTGTGAGCTGCGTAGGTACAGTACAAAAGGCATCCATGTCCGTTGGCCAGTCCAGGGGCCCACGGAGTACAACCGCTGGTTCAGCTGCAGCCTGAAACACACCAAAGGCCTGTTCACAGTCACCGGCTTCCTCAGACAGCCATCTGACCAACCGCCCTCAGGAAAGCAGGACTACCTCAGCTGGTCTGCTATCGCAGACAAAGAGATCCTCTCCTCAACAG CTGTCATGgtcattaaaacagaaactcCAACATTGGAAGTAGGCCTCTTATCCAAACAAAAGCTCCACTGTCAGTTTGCTGTTGACCACAAAGCACCAGACATGACTTTGGAGTGGCACTGGCAACAtcgaggagagaaaaaaagactgttCAGCCATAACAGCCGCACAGGGCAGGTCCACGGGAGCGGTGTTAAGCTTACAGGTGGAGATGCTTCCTACACCATCCCCCTCACTAAGATGAGCAGCGAAGGGACCTACATTTGTTCGGTGGCAGTGGATCCACTGTTCGGCAGTCTGGACGTAAATCTACATATCGAAG AGGCTCCCCGTGTCTCCCTCAACGTTGGATCCACTCTCTTGCTGGAGGATGGCGGTGAGCAGAAGATTGTTTGCGATGCAGAAAGTTACTACCCTCTGGATGTGGACATTGTTTGGTACGAGCAGGACCCGGCAGCGGTAGGGCAAAGGGTGGGTGCTCCACTCCCCAAGGCACTCAAGAACATGTTGCTGTCTAGCCACCGACACAACCAGGACAGGACCTACTCTGTGTCGGCATTCTTCTACCTTGAAGCCTCGCTCAGGGATTCTGGGAAACAGTTCACATGCAGCGTCTCTCATAAGTCACTGAGAGTGCCGATCAAAAAGAGCTTCATCCTGACTGTTGAAG AGCCGAGCAGCTTGATGTTCAACCTCACTGTTGGCCTCATTGTGATCATACTGCTGGTCATCCTGTATGCAATGCTGTCTATGCTGCACACTA caagaaaaaaatcagttcag AAGAAACCATACTGA
- the LOC113746013 gene encoding homeodomain-interacting protein kinase 2-like, whose product MNCFSINTNTANDLQIYQGTTLGNFHKVESILGEGGFGYVTQCLNLKTNKHEAIKIMKSSHKTIQQARLEICILKRLRCLNPDTCNIVRWNGFFFDQDRICLNFDLMDLSLYSYLKERNFEGLTTTELRPVIAQLATALSHLRSIGLVHADLKPDNVMIVDRHQTPLQVRLIDFGLSHPVATVKPGPWIQTLWYRAPEVTLHLPFNDAIDMWSLGITAAELSTGYPLYPGNTDYDVLRFIFGTQGQPSDNVLDRGLKTGYYFDRDQTNGQQHWTFKSPEDFAEQTGIYAVDTREYRLENLDALVHVMEEETERTHQGLLADLIKRMLHLDPDARIKPLEVLHHPFFSITSSSSADPVTTMDDGPADLEVSTENTEETENIENMLEDQLVDNGGYGQAVWSFFSRIKNTVQNYFSWNRQPVVNPPPQPP is encoded by the exons ATGAACTGCTTCAGCATTAACACTAACACAGCCA ATGATCTTCAAATATACCAAGGGACCACTCTGGGAAACTTTCATAAGGTAGAGTCCATCCTTGGCGAGGGCGGCTTTGGGTATGTTACACAATGCCTCaacctcaaaacaaacaagcatgaGGCgatcaaaataatgaaaagctCTCATAAGACGATCCAGCAAGCCAGGCTTGAGATTTGTATCTTAAAGCGGCTGCGATGCCTGAACCCAGACACCTGTAACATTGTCAGGTGGAACGGGTTCTTCTTTGACCAAGACAGGATCTGTCTCAATTTTGATCTGATGGACCTAAGCCTGTACTCATACTTGAAAGAAAGGAACTTCGAGGGCCTCACCACGACTGAGCTGAGGCCAGTTATCGCGCAGCTGGCCACAGCCCTGTCCCACCTGAGGTCAATTGGCCTGGTTCACGCAGACTTGAAACCGGACAATGTTATGATCGTTGACCGCCATCAGACACCGCTTCAGGTCAGGCTAATTGACTTTGGCCTATCACATCCAGTAGCTACAGTTAAACCTGGTCCATGGATACAAACCCTCTGGTACAGGGCACCGGAGGTGACGCTTCACCTCCCCTTTAACGATGCCATAGATATGTGGTCTCTGGGCatcacagctgcagagctgtccACAGGGTACCCCCTGTACCCTGGTAACACAGACTATGATGTGTTGCGTTTCATTTTTGGAACGCAAGGACAGCCATCAGACAACGTACTGGACCGTGGATTGAAGACTGGTTACTATTTTGATAGAGACCAGACAAATGGCCAACAGCATTGGACATTTAAATCCCCTGAGGACTTTGCTGAACAAACAGGGATCTATGCCGTGGATACAAGGGAATATAGGCTCGAGAACCTGGATGCCCTTGTCCATGTcatggaggaggaaacagagaggactCATCAGGGACTGCTGGCGGATCTCATAAAGAGGATGTTGCACCTTGACCCAGATGCACGTATAAAACCTCTGGAGGTGCTGCATCACCCATTCTTCTCCATCACATCAAGTTCCTCAGCAGACCCTGTCACTACAATGGACGATGGACCAGCTGACCTGGAGGTCAGCACCGAGAACACAGAGGAGACCGAAAACATCGAGAATATGTTGGAGGACCAGCTAGTGGACAACGGTGGATATGGACAGGCAGTGTGGAGTTTCTTTAGCAGAATAAAGAACACTGTCCAAAACTACTTCAGCTGGAACAGACAGCCAGTTGTCAACCCCCCCCCTCAACCTCCCTAA